DNA from Agathobaculum sp. NTUH-O15-33:
TGTTCGCCACCAGAATGGCGGTCGGTCCGTCCGCGCCGCCGATCATGCCGAGCGCCGCGCTGGATTCTCCGCTGCCCAGCAGGATCAGGAACAGAAAATCAAGGATGATGCCCGCGATCTGCACGCAGGTCTTTACCTTGCCCGTCCATGTCGCGGCGAGCACGCGGCCCTTATTCGCGGCCACGATGCGAAGCGAGGTGATGATAAATTCGCGCGCAAGGATGATGAACACCATCCAAGCAGGGAAGATGCCCTTTTCGATAAAGATCAGCAGGGCCGCCGTGACCAGTAGCTTGTCAGCCAGCGGGTCGACAAATTTGCCGAAATCGGTCACCTGATTATACTTACGGGCAACGTAGCCGTCCAGAAAATCCGTGAAGGAGGCCACGCAGAACAGCACCAGCGCCGCGATCTGCATGGAAGCGGACTGCTGCATGGCGCAGAAGATGAAAAACGGAATCATCAAGATACGGATGATGGTAATTTTATTGGCGGTTGTCATTGCGTTTTTTCCTCCCCCCGCACGCCGAGCAGATCAGGCCCTAGGCTGTCGGTAATAAGCACGGTGACGAACGCCCCGGCTTCTATTTCGTCCTCGCTCGAAAACCATACCTTGCCGTCCACCTCGACCGAATCGGCATAGGTGCGGCCAAAATAAAGCTGCTGCTCGTCGTCGAAGCCCTCACACAGCACCTGCATTTCAGTATTGTGGCGCGAAATATTGTAATCATCCAGCACGCCGGATTCCAGCTCCTCCACGATCAGGCGGCGGCGCTGCTTGGTCTCCGCGTCAATCTGATCGGGCAGGGTGGCGGCTTCGGTGCCTTCCTCGGGCGAAAACTCGAACACGCCCACGCGCTCGATGCCGGTCTGCTGCAAAAACTCGCACAGCTCGGCAAATTCCTCCTCGGTTTCGCCGGGCAGGCCGACGATCAGGCTGGTGCGCAGTGTAAGGCCCGGAATGCGCGCACGCAGATTTTCAATCAGCGAAACGAATTCCTCGCGGTTGCCCGGCCGGTGCATGGCGCGCAAAATGCGCGGCGACACATGCTGTAGGGGGATATCCAAATATTTTACAATTTTGTCCTCCTCCGCGATCACGTCGATCAATTCGTCCGTGATCTGGTCGGGGTAGAGGTAGTGCAGGCGCACCCAAGTAAAATCCATCCCGCAAAGCGCGCGCAGCAGGTCGGGTAGCAGGCGGCGGCGCTCGGGCAGGTCAAGCCCGTACTTGGTAATGTCCTGCGCGATGACGATCAGTTCTTTTACGCCCGCGTCGGCAAGCTGCTTTGCTTCGTCCAATAGCGACGCCATATCGCGCGAACGGTAGGGCCCGCGCAGCTTCGGGATGATGCAGTAGGCGCAGCGGTTGGAGCAGCCCTCCGCTATCTTAAGATAGGCCGTGTAGGAGGGCGTGAGCCGTTCGCGCCCGCCGTCCAGCGCGGCGGCGGCCATATCGGCCATGTAGGCGGCTTTTTTGCCGCCAAGCGCGGCGGCGACCGCGTCCGTAATGCTTTCGTAGCTGCCGGTGCCGCAGATCGCGTCCACCTCGGGTAGCTCGTCGCGTATCTCGTCCGGGTAGCGCTGCGCCAAGCAGCCCGTTACCACAAGGCCGCGCATCGGCCCGGTCTGCTTGTGCGACGCGGTCTCAAGAATGGTCTCGATCGCTTCGGTCTTTGCGGCTTCGATAAAGCCGCAGGTGTTGACGATGCCCACCTCGGCCTCGTTCATATCCTCAACGATGGTGTGCCCGGCCCTGCGCAGCAGGGAAAGCATGTGCTCGCTGTCCACCAAATTTTTGGCGCAGCCGAGCGAGATCAGTCCGATCTTCGCCATCGATTCATCCCCTTTCCGTAACCATTGCATATCAATTCACTTTATTCTACCACAAAACAGGCCGCTTGTCAGCAAATATTCGCGGTCGTCCGCCAAACGAAAAAGGGCACGCGACCGCGTGCCCTTTTTTCGCTATTCGCTTAATTGCTCTTCGTAGGCCGTGAGCGCCTCGCGGATCTCCTGCCAGCAGAAGCCGCGCCGCTGTAGAAAGGCGACGGCTTTGTCGATCTCCTTCCGGTCGGAAAGGTCGCCCTTTAGGCGTTTGTCCAGCAGAGAGATTAGCTTGTCGCCATCCGCGGAAAAATCCACAAGCACTTCGTCCGCTGTTTCCCGGTCAACGCCCCGGCGCGTCAGCTCCTGCCGTATGCGCATTTTGCCGCAGCCGCGCGCCGCATAGGTGCGTACCACGCTTTCCGCAAAAGTGCGGTCGCATAGCATGCCGCGCTCGGTCAGCCATGCAATGGCGTAATCGGCGGCTTCTTCTTCGTGCCCCTTTTCCAGTAGCTTGTCCCGCAGCTGGGAAATACTCAGCGCGCGGTAGGAAAGCTGTTTGGCCGCCGCGTCAAGGGCCCGGCGGTAATCTTCCTCGGTCATTCTTCGAGATCGTCAAAATCGTCCGCGTCGATGGACACGGCCTTGGCGGCGCTCGCTTTGGGGCGGGCGGGAGCGGCGGCGGGTTCGGACGCGACGG
Protein-coding regions in this window:
- the pgsA gene encoding CDP-diacylglycerol--glycerol-3-phosphate 3-phosphatidyltransferase → MTTANKITIIRILMIPFFIFCAMQQSASMQIAALVLFCVASFTDFLDGYVARKYNQVTDFGKFVDPLADKLLVTAALLIFIEKGIFPAWMVFIILAREFIITSLRIVAANKGRVLAATWTGKVKTCVQIAGIILDFLFLILLGSGESSAALGMIGGADGPTAILVANTQGGTPQIPLLIAVVMTIVTLYSGFDYLRKNWDLIKDGAVKQ
- the rimO gene encoding 30S ribosomal protein S12 methylthiotransferase RimO; amino-acid sequence: MAKIGLISLGCAKNLVDSEHMLSLLRRAGHTIVEDMNEAEVGIVNTCGFIEAAKTEAIETILETASHKQTGPMRGLVVTGCLAQRYPDEIRDELPEVDAICGTGSYESITDAVAAALGGKKAAYMADMAAAALDGGRERLTPSYTAYLKIAEGCSNRCAYCIIPKLRGPYRSRDMASLLDEAKQLADAGVKELIVIAQDITKYGLDLPERRRLLPDLLRALCGMDFTWVRLHYLYPDQITDELIDVIAEEDKIVKYLDIPLQHVSPRILRAMHRPGNREEFVSLIENLRARIPGLTLRTSLIVGLPGETEEEFAELCEFLQQTGIERVGVFEFSPEEGTEAATLPDQIDAETKQRRRLIVEELESGVLDDYNISRHNTEMQVLCEGFDDEQQLYFGRTYADSVEVDGKVWFSSEDEIEAGAFVTVLITDSLGPDLLGVRGEEKTQ
- a CDS encoding regulatory protein RecX produces the protein MTEEDYRRALDAAAKQLSYRALSISQLRDKLLEKGHEEEAADYAIAWLTERGMLCDRTFAESVVRTYAARGCGKMRIRQELTRRGVDRETADEVLVDFSADGDKLISLLDKRLKGDLSDRKEIDKAVAFLQRRGFCWQEIREALTAYEEQLSE